A single region of the Lysinibacillus sp. B2A1 genome encodes:
- a CDS encoding CPBP family intramembrane metalloprotease encodes MSAALKEKNNDVNIIIGFLVFFYLAWTIKELWLIEYIYSLGEIISPLLEALVKSLIWIVPVWFYIKIHLHSDPISHLKMNVNVKEGVFWGILLSLLLGAGLILEAFIFNGVSFHFSLSFDDYLNTVLMAGLAEEIVFRGLILQEFNKKLAFWKANIMTALLFLVIHYPIWIYNDIIFQFGSHIYVFLIGLLFGFVFKKTGSLWTVILLHAFHNYVLSII; translated from the coding sequence TTGAGTGCCGCATTAAAAGAAAAAAATAATGATGTCAATATAATTATAGGCTTTCTAGTCTTTTTTTACTTAGCTTGGACCATTAAAGAATTATGGTTAATCGAATACATATATTCATTGGGTGAAATAATATCCCCTCTATTAGAGGCATTGGTTAAGAGTCTCATTTGGATTGTTCCAGTGTGGTTTTATATAAAAATTCATTTACATTCAGATCCAATCAGCCATCTAAAAATGAATGTTAATGTGAAGGAAGGTGTGTTTTGGGGAATTCTACTTTCGTTACTGTTAGGAGCCGGTTTAATTTTAGAAGCATTCATCTTTAATGGTGTTTCTTTTCATTTTTCATTGTCTTTTGATGACTATCTAAATACTGTTCTAATGGCAGGGCTTGCTGAAGAGATTGTATTTAGAGGATTAATTTTACAAGAGTTCAATAAAAAATTAGCTTTTTGGAAAGCGAATATAATGACGGCTTTATTATTTTTAGTCATACATTATCCAATTTGGATATACAATGATATCATTTTTCAATTTGGTTCTCATATTTACGTTTTTCTTATTGGCTTACTATTTGGATTTGTTTTTAAAAAGACGGGTTCCTTATGGACTGTCATCTTACTACATGCATTTCATAATTATGTTCTTAGCATCATTTAA
- a CDS encoding ABC transporter permease produces the protein MYASLRSEKTKFFSFGWCILGVIGAIIVPLLFLLTSDTPKIGREKEILSLCLQALYLGQLGIIVASASYFGQEYSHSVLRTTLLTQPSRLKLLCAKFVNITIIIVFTGIVSSVLSLLVLFFQHDLEWTGSLMIRLLGSTSLGILSWIQLAWITSALSIMTKSLIAPIAIMFPLILGLSQMLFTISQLAKFLPTLATLNLFSIPALNTLLDKWSGLAVQFSWAVLFLIISSWLFSYRNVR, from the coding sequence ATGTACGCTTCGTTGCGTAGTGAAAAAACTAAATTTTTTTCTTTTGGTTGGTGTATTTTAGGTGTAATCGGAGCTATTATCGTTCCCTTACTCTTCTTATTAACATCCGATACACCAAAGATAGGGAGAGAGAAGGAGATACTTTCTCTTTGCTTGCAAGCCCTCTATTTAGGTCAACTAGGAATTATTGTTGCCAGTGCAAGTTATTTTGGACAAGAATATTCGCACTCTGTTCTAAGAACAACGCTTCTTACACAACCATCAAGATTAAAATTATTATGTGCGAAATTTGTGAATATTACCATAATTATAGTATTTACAGGAATAGTTTCAAGTGTACTTAGTTTACTTGTTCTTTTTTTTCAACATGATCTGGAATGGACAGGTTCTTTAATGATACGGTTACTTGGAAGTACTTCTCTTGGCATACTTAGTTGGATTCAATTAGCTTGGATTACCTCTGCCTTATCTATTATGACAAAATCGCTTATAGCACCTATCGCTATTATGTTCCCGCTTATTTTGGGACTTAGCCAAATGTTGTTTACAATTTCTCAGTTGGCAAAATTTTTACCTACTCTTGCTACATTGAATCTTTTTTCAATACCAGCTTTAAATACCTTATTGGATAAATGGTCGGGGCTAGCGGTTCAATTTTCTTGGGCAGTATTATTTTTAATTATTTCTTCTTGGTTGTTTTCATATCGTAATGTTCGATAA
- a CDS encoding DNA-binding response regulator, with protein MVIKVAICDDVPVIAKAIEDLMLEYDSSLFDIDIFYNPFRLIELLKENTYDLFILDFEFPNLSGIVIAETIRTNNYNCPIIFITNFKEYMEKAFKVNTFDYILKPVTKDKLYPTLNRAIKYLDLDDSKFMFTFNKVFYSLSFSEIIYFEKNKRKVLIHTPSDIYETILQTKALLSKVNDNFIQVHSSYIVNVRYVKQIRNNTIIVILNDKQTVDIPISRKFKDNARKQILMKLRDII; from the coding sequence ATGGTAATAAAAGTTGCTATTTGTGATGATGTTCCAGTTATTGCAAAAGCTATCGAAGATTTAATGTTAGAATATGACTCCTCGTTATTTGATATTGATATATTCTACAATCCATTTCGTTTAATTGAATTACTTAAAGAAAATACATATGATTTGTTTATTTTAGATTTTGAGTTTCCAAATCTATCGGGAATAGTGATTGCCGAAACCATTAGAACGAATAATTATAATTGTCCAATTATCTTTATTACAAATTTCAAAGAGTATATGGAAAAGGCTTTTAAGGTTAACACTTTTGATTACATTTTAAAACCAGTAACAAAAGACAAACTATATCCTACCTTGAATCGCGCTATTAAATATTTAGATTTAGATGATTCAAAATTTATGTTTACATTTAACAAAGTTTTTTACAGCCTTTCTTTTAGTGAAATTATTTACTTTGAAAAAAATAAAAGGAAAGTACTTATTCACACACCCTCTGATATATATGAAACGATTCTTCAGACAAAAGCCCTTTTATCCAAAGTTAATGATAATTTTATACAGGTTCACTCCTCGTATATTGTTAATGTTAGATATGTAAAACAAATTAGAAATAATACTATTATTGTTATTTTAAATGATAAACAAACTGTTGACATACCAATAAGTCGCAAATTTAAGGATAATGCGAGAAAACAAATTTTGATGAAGTTAAGAGACATAATATAA
- a CDS encoding ABC transporter — MTNTTNNIVISQLCKRHGEKDILKDVSFEAKQGRITAFLGPNGAGKSSTLRILLGLDRSTGTATFGGSNYVTFNTPLKVVGAAFDGIGGTPSRRVKTHLKIIAQSNNISFRRVSEVLKIVGLSEKSKARLGTLSLGEGQRLGLAVALLGDPQYIVLDEPTNGLDPTGIRWFRKFIRQQSDMGKTILLSSHLLSEVEAVADDVVIINHGKVIATGELQHVMKNLESLEDVFFSLTEEGEAKDEDFF, encoded by the coding sequence TTGACGAATACTACAAACAATATTGTTATATCACAATTATGTAAGCGACATGGAGAAAAAGATATTTTAAAAGATGTGTCATTTGAAGCGAAACAAGGGAGAATCACAGCCTTCCTTGGACCAAATGGTGCAGGAAAAAGCTCAACACTTCGTATTTTGTTAGGACTTGATCGTTCAACAGGAACGGCAACTTTTGGTGGAAGTAACTATGTAACATTTAATACTCCATTGAAAGTGGTAGGAGCAGCATTTGACGGTATAGGTGGTACTCCTTCTAGAAGGGTAAAAACCCATCTGAAAATCATAGCACAAAGTAACAACATTTCTTTCCGTCGTGTGTCCGAAGTATTGAAAATAGTTGGTTTATCAGAAAAAAGCAAAGCTAGGCTGGGAACTTTATCATTGGGTGAAGGACAACGTCTTGGACTTGCAGTAGCTCTTTTGGGAGACCCTCAATATATTGTTCTTGATGAACCAACCAATGGACTTGATCCAACAGGAATTCGCTGGTTTAGAAAATTTATTCGTCAGCAATCAGACATGGGAAAGACTATTTTGTTGTCATCACATCTTCTTTCTGAAGTGGAAGCTGTGGCAGATGATGTAGTTATTATTAATCATGGAAAAGTAATAGCAACTGGTGAACTTCAGCATGTTATGAAAAATCTAGAGTCATTGGAAGATGTGTTCTTTTCTCTTACAGAAGAAGGTGAAGCAAAAGATGAAGACTTTTTCTAG
- a CDS encoding ABC transporter permease, translating into MKTFSRTIRFELLKICSSRVWWVICALVVVIQPLLALISAKSFAEMGLDATPETHPELAVALPPLDYLGFDVVLFGLLPMVVFGGILGANEYKHHILRTTLLCQSSRSKVFCGKVLALLICSTFISSLTIFTTISIAHFGLGELGLHPFYLSTIAWQFIGFSVLEWILLTILSFGIGMLFRNAIVPLVFLIPQVYNLGNYLAQKWGWGEYLPVAAGNLLIAIPTDPFEHDPLKGGIVLLIWVILTLITSYYAFIRNDVGGKY; encoded by the coding sequence ATGAAGACTTTTTCTAGAACCATACGATTTGAACTGCTAAAGATTTGTTCAAGTAGAGTGTGGTGGGTAATTTGTGCTTTAGTTGTCGTTATTCAACCATTACTTGCACTTATCTCTGCAAAAAGCTTCGCTGAGATGGGTTTAGACGCGACACCAGAAACTCACCCAGAATTAGCGGTAGCCTTACCTCCTTTGGATTATTTGGGATTTGATGTAGTACTTTTTGGGTTATTACCGATGGTTGTCTTTGGAGGAATTTTAGGGGCAAATGAATATAAACATCATATATTACGTACAACTTTGCTATGTCAAAGTAGTCGTAGTAAGGTTTTCTGTGGAAAAGTACTTGCACTTTTAATATGTAGTACATTTATATCATCTTTGACAATTTTTACTACTATTTCTATTGCGCATTTTGGTTTGGGGGAACTAGGATTACATCCATTTTATTTAAGTACAATAGCTTGGCAGTTTATTGGCTTTTCAGTGTTGGAATGGATTTTACTAACAATACTTTCTTTTGGAATTGGAATGCTCTTTAGAAATGCTATAGTACCTTTAGTATTTTTAATTCCTCAAGTTTACAATCTTGGGAATTATTTAGCGCAAAAATGGGGATGGGGGGAGTATCTTCCTGTGGCAGCAGGTAATCTTCTTATTGCAATACCAACAGACCCTTTTGAACATGATCCATTAAAAGGCGGTATCGTACTGTTGATATGGGTGATATTAACTTTAATCACTTCTTATTATGCTTTTATTCGTAATGATGTAGGAGGGAAATATTGA
- a CDS encoding mep operon protein MepB, with product MNEFNKTLTFVNELLYEPNHLTIKNIQEESQNSDYGAGVFQLNSKSVRFRVAKITPNKVGQFVSFWEKDEANKNQAFSYDNATDLLVINTFNNTGDFGQFVFQKEVLLKQNILKTANTKGKMAIRVYPSWDTPTSKQAIATKKWQSPYFVKMEAATNLSILELLKLYSF from the coding sequence ATGAATGAATTTAATAAAACGTTGACATTTGTAAATGAATTACTTTATGAACCGAATCATTTAACTATAAAAAACATCCAAGAGGAATCCCAAAATTCAGATTACGGGGCTGGGGTATTTCAGTTAAATTCTAAATCTGTTAGATTTAGAGTCGCAAAAATAACACCTAACAAGGTAGGACAATTTGTTTCCTTTTGGGAAAAGGATGAAGCTAATAAAAATCAAGCATTCTCATACGATAATGCCACTGATTTACTAGTAATAAACACTTTTAATAATACTGGTGATTTTGGCCAATTTGTTTTTCAAAAAGAAGTTCTTTTAAAACAAAACATCCTTAAAACTGCTAATACAAAGGGGAAAATGGCTATTAGAGTTTATCCTAGTTGGGATACTCCCACCAGCAAACAAGCAATAGCAACTAAAAAGTGGCAATCACCATATTTTGTTAAAATGGAAGCTGCTACTAATTTATCAATACTTGAGCTATTAAAATTATACTCCTTCTAA
- a CDS encoding histidine kinase, which produces MALILMLQAVAFLIIIVLQMYKLKGPINIFTLMITFSIPVISLFLVSTAVLPENQIINQPNFLFILIATCIIYMNLCILYLYITLGKYYEQLEKTKTQKKVFESELKFFKQLKDSQSKLYSMKHDLKNQYVVLMGMLSQGDTTGAEKYLQNSIQKIEHIDYYFTNNYVLNYLLNEKISIAESNGITLNVKSFFPEKIKLDTDIFAVVLGNLIDNSINAVLRLSNSKEKEISLIIKQFDNNLLIEISNVFDTSELQTRKNRRFEGIGIKNVKRIVEEHGGIYNQWIQDNQYIVSILLLDVYEKEDECNS; this is translated from the coding sequence ATGGCTTTAATTTTAATGCTACAGGCTGTAGCTTTTTTGATAATTATCGTTCTTCAAATGTACAAATTAAAGGGTCCTATAAATATTTTTACCCTAATGATAACATTTTCTATACCAGTGATATCGCTATTTCTGGTAAGTACTGCCGTATTACCTGAAAATCAAATTATTAATCAACCTAATTTTCTTTTTATATTGATTGCTACTTGTATTATTTATATGAATTTATGCATACTATATCTTTATATAACCCTCGGAAAATATTATGAACAGCTTGAAAAAACTAAAACGCAAAAGAAGGTATTTGAATCAGAATTAAAATTTTTCAAACAACTAAAGGATTCACAATCTAAACTATATTCAATGAAGCATGACTTGAAAAATCAATACGTGGTTCTAATGGGGATGTTAAGTCAGGGAGATACTACTGGAGCTGAAAAATATCTTCAAAATTCGATACAGAAAATCGAACACATTGATTATTATTTTACAAATAACTATGTGCTAAATTATCTTCTGAATGAAAAAATATCTATTGCTGAAAGCAATGGAATAACTTTAAACGTTAAATCTTTCTTTCCTGAAAAGATTAAATTAGATACTGATATTTTTGCAGTTGTGCTAGGAAATTTAATAGATAATTCTATAAACGCAGTCTTACGTTTATCTAATTCTAAAGAAAAAGAGATTTCACTTATTATCAAACAATTTGATAATAACCTACTTATAGAAATTTCAAATGTATTTGATACTTCGGAGCTTCAAACTCGAAAGAATAGACGATTCGAGGGAATAGGAATTAAAAATGTGAAAAGAATTGTAGAAGAACATGGTGGAATTTATAATCAATGGATTCAAGATAATCAGTATATCGTAAGTATTCTTTTACTCGATGTATATGAAAAAGAAGATGAATGTAACAGCTAA